A stretch of DNA from Variovorax paradoxus:
GGCCAGCGCGACGGTGCTGCCGTCGGCGACGATGCGGCCGGAGTTGGCCACCTCGGCGCCCATCAGCACCACGGGACCGCCGACGGCGGTGAGCACGCCGGCGTTGCTCACGGCTTTGGTGTTGCCGTCGGGCCGTTCGAAAGTGAGCTGGGTGCCGCCTTCGAGGAAGGCGTTGTCGGTGGTGCTCAGCGCCAGCGTGGAGGCCACGAGGCCACCCACGTTGACCTGCGCGCCCTGGCTGAACACCACGCCGTTCGGGTTGACGAGGAACACGCGCCCGTTGGCCGTGAGCTGGCCGGCGATGGTCGAGAGCTCGTTGCCCATCACGCGGTTGAGCAGGATGCTGGACGCGCCCATCGACTGATTGATGTTGACCGCGTCCTTCGCGCCAATGGAGAAGGCGTTCCAGTTGATGATCGCGCGCAGCGACGCCTGCGAGATCGCCAGTGCCTGTCCGCCCAGCGGCGATGCGGTGGTCGAACCCGCCACGCCCACGCTGCCCTGCGTGGTGTAGCCGCCCGGTCCGAAGCTCGGCAGGATGGTTTGCGCCAGCGCCGGCGCCAGGCCCATGCAGGCGATAGCAAGCGCCAGCGGGCGCAGCGTCGGCCGGGGTTGGAAGTTGCGTGGCTTCATGGTCAGAACGCCTTTTGCAGCTGCACGTACAGCCGCGGATTGCGCCCGCCGCCGTCGGTCTGCGCGGGCGGTGTGCCGGCGCGCCAGGCGAGCGTGGCGTTGATCGAGAAGTTGCCCGGGCGCGACCAGCTCAGTCCGATGCCGTAGCCGCGCAGGCTGTGGGAGTTCTCGCCGTCGAAGGGCGAGGGATGGCGCGCGATCTTTCCGCGTGCCGCGTCGTAGAACAGGTAGGGCGTGACCTCGTCGGTCGCCGCCCACCGGTATTCGAAGGTGCCGATCAGGCCCTCGTCCACCAGCAGTTCACCCGAGGGGTAGGCGCGCACCGCGCGGGCGCCGCCGAGCGCGAGCTTTTCGGAGGCGTCGAGGTTCTTGCTGGCCCACTGGCCGCCGACCGAGAAGTACAGCGAATGGCGCGGCACGATGGACTGCAGGCGCGACACCTGGAAGCTCAGCTTGGTGAAGCCGCCTTCGGTGTGGCGCCCGCCGAACTGCTGGTCGGACTGGAAGCTCTGCGGATCGCGGATCGACAGGTCGCCGTGGTACAGCGTGCCCGAGCTGGCCCAATAGCCGCCGCCCAGCACCTCGTCGCGCCGCTCCCAGGCCCAGCCGATGCCGAAGCCCTGCACGCGTTTCTTCGCGGTGAAGTCGACGCCGCGCAGCTCGTCGGTGAGGTCTTTCACGTCGGCCGTGAGGCGCAGGAACAGGTTCTGCTGGCGCTGGCGGATCAGCGGGTAGTTGAGCGACACGTCGAGCACGTCGGCACGGCCGCGCGCGTCGAGGTCGACGAACTGGCCGCCCAGGTCGTAGCTCACGCGCGAGATGCCGATGCCCGCGCGCAGGCCGCTGGTGCCCAGCGGCGCCTCGTACGACACGCGGCCGTACTGCAGCGCGTTGCTGTTGGACAGCAGCACGCGCGCGTCGAGGTTGTCGCCGATGCCGAAGGGGCTGAGCCAGCGCGCCGTGCCGCCCACGCGGTAGCGCCCCGCCTCCTTGGTGCCGTGGTTGTCGGCCTCGGCCGAGAAGGCCCAGCGCGAGCCGGCCTCGACCTCGACCGACAGATCGGTGGTGCCAGCCTGCGCGCCCTCTTGCAGGCTCGACGAGACCTTGAGGCCGGGCTGGTCCGACAGCAGCAGCATCGCGCGCTCGTAGGCCGGCGCGTTCACGGCCTCGCCCGGCTGCAGCGCCGCCAGGAAACCGCGCACGCGCGCCTCGCTGATCGGCGCTTCGGGCGCCACCAGCACCTCGACCTTGCCGAGCCGGCCTTCGATGATGCTGATCTCGACGACGCCGTCGCGCACCGTCTGCACCGGCACCACGGCCTGCGCGAGAAAGTAGCCGCGCTCCTTGTAGCGCGTGGTGACCGCCTGCGCGAGCCCTTCGAGGTCGCCGAGCGTGACGTCGCGGCCGATGTAGGGCGCGGTGATCGTCTGCAGTTCTTCGTTGCTCAGCGCCTTCACGCCGTTCAGGCGCAGGTCGGTGAGCTTGAAGCTGCCCGCACCCGCCGCGGGCCGCGGCGGCGCAGGCAGGGTTTGCGGGGCGACGGCGCCGGGGGCCTGTGCGACGGGACGGTCGCAGCTGCCGCACGGGTCCTTGGTGGGGAGTAGCGTGGTGGCTTCCTGCGCATGGGCGCGGGGCATGGCGATCCACAGCGTGGCACCGACGAGTGCCATGGCTGCGAGAGCGACCGGAGTCGGCCGTGGACGAAGGCGGATCGCAGAGGCCATGGCAGTGCTTCTTTGCAAAAGGGAGCGTGGCGAAGACATGGTCAGCCTCCCACCGTGAGGCGCCAGTTGCCGATCAGGTTGAACGGCGCCCAGAAGAAGGGGTGGGACATCTTGGGATCTTTCAGCACGGCCAGCTGTCCGGCCTGCATGGCCTTCTGGATGTCGCGTCCCTTGGCGAGCTCGCCGTAGAGCGTGCCCATGAGCACGGCGGTGGCGTCGTCCGACACGGGC
This window harbors:
- a CDS encoding ShlB/FhaC/HecB family hemolysin secretion/activation protein produces the protein MALVGATLWIAMPRAHAQEATTLLPTKDPCGSCDRPVAQAPGAVAPQTLPAPPRPAAGAGSFKLTDLRLNGVKALSNEELQTITAPYIGRDVTLGDLEGLAQAVTTRYKERGYFLAQAVVPVQTVRDGVVEISIIEGRLGKVEVLVAPEAPISEARVRGFLAALQPGEAVNAPAYERAMLLLSDQPGLKVSSSLQEGAQAGTTDLSVEVEAGSRWAFSAEADNHGTKEAGRYRVGGTARWLSPFGIGDNLDARVLLSNSNALQYGRVSYEAPLGTSGLRAGIGISRVSYDLGGQFVDLDARGRADVLDVSLNYPLIRQRQQNLFLRLTADVKDLTDELRGVDFTAKKRVQGFGIGWAWERRDEVLGGGYWASSGTLYHGDLSIRDPQSFQSDQQFGGRHTEGGFTKLSFQVSRLQSIVPRHSLYFSVGGQWASKNLDASEKLALGGARAVRAYPSGELLVDEGLIGTFEYRWAATDEVTPYLFYDAARGKIARHPSPFDGENSHSLRGYGIGLSWSRPGNFSINATLAWRAGTPPAQTDGGGRNPRLYVQLQKAF